The genomic region CTCCTGTACATATCTCACCGGTTTTCATGGCACGGTTAACTCTACATTCTTCCGTGTTACAATGTGGAGTGTTAAAAAGATCAAAACATTTCTGGCCACGACATTCCCCGGTTGTGCATCCAACAGCAGCAGCAGCAGTATTATTCATGAACTGTACATTGAAATCATTGTCAACTATCATAACAGGTGTTGGTATTTTTTCGAGGTAATCAATCTTAACTTTAGCATCTTCAATAGCATTTCTGACTTCAGTTTTGTCAACTACAATTTCAAGTGCACCAACAACTTCCCCTCTCTGATTTCTTATTGGAACGCCGTTATACTCAATGCATAACTCCTGTTCCCCGGGATGTGCAAATGTCTCGCTGCTTTCACTCTGATTGGATTCCATAGCTCTGGCACAGGCACATTTTTCAGTCAGACAATCTCCTGTCTTGAAGTGGTCATAGCACTTTTCACCAACCAGCTCCTTTTTAGAAATTCCAAGTACTTCAGCTCCTGCATTATTTATGTAAGAAATATTGAAGTCCCTGTCAATCAGCATTACCGGAGCTGGTATCTGGTTTATGTGACCAACTAATGTGTCAATAACCCGGTTGATGTTATCAACCAGTTCAGCATATTTCCCATCAAAAGCCTCAGCATTACCTCTTGTGTCTATCTTTCCTATAATAGCAGCGTTTATAAGGGAACCTGTTTCTTCAAGAAGCATACTAAGGGAAGCAATACACAGGTTCAGGTTGTTTTTTATTTCGTTGAAATCACCTTTGTAATCATCGGTAATGATTTCAGGTATATCTCCTTTTGCTATTCTGTCAACATATTCAGCAGTAACATTCAGTGGTCCAATAACAGCATCCAGGCAGTTGTTTACACCCTCGACTACTCTTCTGAAGTCTCCTGCATGCCTACCTGCATCTGCTCTTGTATCCAGTTGTCCTTCAATTCCTGCATTTGCCAGTATCATTGCATCTTCAACAAGTAAATTGACAGCATCGATACACTGGTTCAGGTTATTCTTTATTTCGTTGAAGTCACCCTTGTACTCATCTGTGATTTTATCAGGAATATCTCCTTTTGCTATTCTGTCCACATATTCAGCAGTAACATTTAATGGTCCTATTACAGCGTCCAGACAATTATTTACACCTTCAACAACTCTTCTGAAGTCTCCTGCATGCCTGTCTGCATCTGCTCTTGTATCCAGTTGTCCTTCAACGCCTGCATTTGCCAGCATCATTGCATCATCCACAAGTAAATTTACTGCATCGATACACTGGTTCAGGTTGTTCTTTATTTCGTTAAAGTCACCTTTGTACTCATCTGTGATTTTGTCAGGAATATCTCCTTTTGCTATTCTGTCCACATATTCCGCTGTAACATTCAGTGGTCCTATCACAGCGTCCAGACAGTTGTTTACACCTTCAACAACTCTCCTGAAATCTCCCGAATGCCGGCTTGCGTCAGCCCTTGTGTCAAGCTGACCTGCTATTCCTGCATTAGCCAGTATAAGGGAGTCTTCAACAAGGAAATTCACGGAATCTATACACTTGTTGATGTTGTTTTTTATCTCGTTAAAATCTCCCCGGTATTCATCAGTAATTTTATCAGGAATATCTCCTTTTGAAATGCGGTCAATATATTCTGCTGAAACATTAAGCGGACCTATCACAGCATCAAGGAGCTCGTTAACACTGCCAAGTATTTCTTTTGAAGAACCTTCAAAATCATCAGTTCTTCCCCTTGCATCAAGCTTTCCGTCAACAGCGTTTTCCACCAGACTGGAAATCTCATCCAGAAGAGCAGAACTATCACAGATTCTTGCGGCTTCTTCGAGTTCTTCAACTTTTGTGTTAATGTCTGAAAAACTATCAAGTAAAAGATTTATATGTTCAGCAGCGTCCTGGTTTTCAGAACGTGACTGTGTTTGTATTCTGGCATTTAAATTGCCGTTCATGAATTGAACAAGAACTTCTGTTATTTCGGATTGAAATCCTGTATCTTTTTTAAACATCCCTATCCTTTCCTCAACTGTTAAATTGTTACCCATGAAAATATCCATATACATCTAGCTGGTAGATATTTATAGAATTTTTATATAATTAAGATTTAAAATTGTACTACGCCTTATATATATTTATTTATTCATTGTACTTTATTTATTCATATTGTTGATTTTGTGCACAAAAGTGTATAAAATGAATAACAAATAAGAAAAACTGCATACAATTAAAATGAAGAATAGATGGGATAGTAAAAAGAAAAGTAATTATGCTGAGTTTAATCAGCACTCGTTCCACATTGCATAAACAGACATAACTTCCTGAGCTCTTTCTTGTCCCAGCTTTTCAGTTATCATCTCGATAAATATTGTCATATAATGAGGTTGTACGCATCCAAGACTCTCTTCTCCTGTTTTTATTAGTGAGAGGAGGTACTCAAGATCATCTTTGTTCAGGGCTGATATCCTATTCCTGAAATCCTCTTCATTTTTTGCATAATGGTTTGAAAGAGGGGGTAGTATTGATTTATAGGGTGCTTTTGAGCCTGCACATTCAAGCCCTTCGCACTCAGGAGCTACTTTCTTCAATACTGCTATATCTCTGGGGGAAAGTTCTCTTGCCATGGTAATTACCTGTCGTTTTTAATCAGTACTGTTTGTACTTTTAAGATAGAACCTGTATTATAAGTTACATGAACTATATTGCACTCATGGTTTTTATGTTAAACTATGTCTTTTAAAGAACACCT from Methanolobus tindarius DSM 2278 harbors:
- a CDS encoding methyl-accepting chemotaxis protein, coding for MYMDIFMGNNLTVEERIGMFKKDTGFQSEITEVLVQFMNGNLNARIQTQSRSENQDAAEHINLLLDSFSDINTKVEELEEAARICDSSALLDEISSLVENAVDGKLDARGRTDDFEGSSKEILGSVNELLDAVIGPLNVSAEYIDRISKGDIPDKITDEYRGDFNEIKNNINKCIDSVNFLVEDSLILANAGIAGQLDTRADASRHSGDFRRVVEGVNNCLDAVIGPLNVTAEYVDRIAKGDIPDKITDEYKGDFNEIKNNLNQCIDAVNLLVDDAMMLANAGVEGQLDTRADADRHAGDFRRVVEGVNNCLDAVIGPLNVTAEYVDRIAKGDIPDKITDEYKGDFNEIKNNLNQCIDAVNLLVEDAMILANAGIEGQLDTRADAGRHAGDFRRVVEGVNNCLDAVIGPLNVTAEYVDRIAKGDIPEIITDDYKGDFNEIKNNLNLCIASLSMLLEETGSLINAAIIGKIDTRGNAEAFDGKYAELVDNINRVIDTLVGHINQIPAPVMLIDRDFNISYINNAGAEVLGISKKELVGEKCYDHFKTGDCLTEKCACARAMESNQSESSETFAHPGEQELCIEYNGVPIRNQRGEVVGALEIVVDKTEVRNAIEDAKVKIDYLEKIPTPVMIVDNDFNVQFMNNTAAAAVGCTTGECRGQKCFDLFNTPHCNTEECRVNRAMKTGEICTGDTKANLPAGTIPIRYTGTALRNEDGEVVGALEYVLDISKEMEITKGVEDLVNAAIGGRLDERADPTMFEGNYRTIIEGVNSTLDAVIGPLNVAAEYIDRISKGNIPDKITDEYQGDFNEIKNNINLCIDAVNMLVEDAIMLADAGVEGRLETRADASKHGGDFRKIVEGVNNCLDAIVTPIEETSRIIHDYADGKLDSRTAIEARGDFKKLSDTLNMFGDQLQAIIEDSNEVLEAIASNDLTREVEVEAVGEFRKLSEGVENCRLALNDIVGNMLKSAQNVAATAEQISASSGELTSAATEISSTVEGMARGAQVQSMKTEQVTKSMDEMTNAVQEVAENSNKTAKTSVTSNQLIQNLGNIANNLKLKMNSIRDASGDSANQINALAEKSSRIDEIVNLITNIADQTNLLALNAAIEAARAGEHGRGFAVVADEVRKLAEDSGNAAKQIATLIHEMQDGTNGAVTSMEQVNTEVAVGYESLEEAVESIGKVVSSGEEIMTMVQMMAALAEQQASSIDQVVTSIEEVATISEESAAGTQQTAAAIQQQTASMQELSASAQVLSSISADMQVLVSKFKVSKTTKKSSREKQAEGNDSVNTMLV